From bacterium, a single genomic window includes:
- a CDS encoding glycosyltransferase: protein MFVLFLFSTHNFVMIYYFLKHRHKNNLEKFDLKKIPTQSWPRVTVQLPIFNEQNVAERLILSTSKLSWPKDRLEIQVLDDSTDDTLKLTSAVVDQLSKEGFCVRMFHRTNRTGYKAGALREALEDASGEYVAIFDADFIPDKDFLKNTIPYFANPKIGMVQTRWGHLNEDYSILTQTQSIGLNGHFVIQQLARNRAGFLINFNGTGGVWKKDCIHDAGNWHDDTLTEDLDLSYRAQLKGWNFVFLNDVVSPGELPAEINALKSQQFRWTKGSVETAKKLVPKILKSELSLWVKIQSLFHLTANFSYIFVVASCLLNSSVLFLHNENGRFNIMLDIMMVFVLTIIGLFIFYFYSEKMINPNWKKRMLLFPIFMMGSIGLSLSNAKAVLEGFFNIKSAFIRTPKLGFLHRDPNKQHHTKYVIKIDKLVFLEILMIFYVVWSSYVGIHNYMTAKSNFIGMIFFNFWTLIGFSMVTFLSLKHVYQSRN, encoded by the coding sequence ATGTTTGTATTGTTTCTTTTCAGTACGCATAATTTTGTGATGATCTATTATTTTCTAAAGCATCGTCATAAAAATAATCTCGAAAAATTTGATCTGAAAAAAATTCCGACACAGAGCTGGCCGCGCGTGACGGTCCAGCTTCCAATTTTCAATGAACAAAATGTCGCAGAACGCCTGATTCTGTCAACAAGTAAACTAAGTTGGCCAAAAGATAGATTAGAAATTCAGGTTCTGGACGACTCAACGGATGACACGCTTAAACTAACTTCGGCGGTTGTTGACCAATTATCAAAAGAAGGGTTTTGTGTTAGGATGTTCCACCGAACAAACCGCACAGGGTATAAGGCCGGCGCTCTCCGCGAAGCTTTGGAAGATGCAAGCGGCGAATACGTCGCAATCTTTGATGCCGATTTTATTCCTGATAAGGATTTTCTGAAAAATACAATTCCCTATTTTGCTAATCCGAAGATCGGCATGGTGCAAACGCGTTGGGGTCATTTGAATGAAGATTATTCAATCCTTACGCAAACACAGTCTATCGGGTTGAACGGCCACTTTGTCATTCAGCAACTCGCCAGGAATCGCGCCGGATTTCTCATCAATTTTAACGGCACAGGCGGAGTCTGGAAAAAAGACTGTATCCATGACGCAGGAAATTGGCACGACGATACGCTGACCGAAGATCTCGATCTCAGTTATCGCGCACAACTCAAAGGATGGAATTTTGTATTTTTGAATGACGTGGTTTCTCCGGGCGAATTACCGGCAGAGATCAACGCATTGAAATCGCAGCAATTTCGTTGGACTAAAGGCTCAGTCGAAACGGCAAAAAAATTAGTTCCTAAGATTCTAAAATCCGAGTTGTCGTTATGGGTAAAAATACAATCGTTGTTTCACCTGACTGCCAATTTTTCGTACATATTTGTAGTGGCGTCTTGTCTGCTTAATTCATCGGTTCTATTTCTGCATAATGAAAATGGACGGTTTAATATCATGCTGGATATCATGATGGTATTTGTTCTAACGATCATTGGTTTATTTATTTTCTACTTCTATTCTGAAAAAATGATCAACCCGAACTGGAAAAAACGCATGCTGTTGTTTCCGATCTTCATGATGGGCAGCATTGGATTGTCGCTCAGCAACGCCAAAGCAGTTCTGGAAGGTTTTTTTAATATCAAATCGGCATTTATCCGTACGCCGAAACTAGGATTTTTACATCGCGATCCGAACAAACAGCATCATACGAAATACGTTATAAAAATCGACAAACTCGTTTTTCTGGAAATACTAATGATTTTTTACGTCGTTTGGTCGTCGTACGTCGGTATTCATAACTATATGACGGCTAAATCTAATTTTATCGGGATGATCTTTTTTAACTTCTGGACGTTAATCGGATTTTCGATGGTCACGTTTCTTTCTCTAAAACACGTATACCAAAGCCGCAACTAA
- the gcvH gene encoding glycine cleavage system protein GcvH: protein MNFPEDLLYSTSHEWVKLNGDEATIGITEYAQSELGDIIFVETPEVGRKIQPGQPFGSIEAVKTVSDLYGPLTGEVTAVNSKLTDTPEVINSDPYGEGWIIKMKVTDASAKAKLLSVQKYKETTAH from the coding sequence ATGAATTTCCCTGAAGATCTACTTTACAGCACCAGTCACGAATGGGTCAAACTCAACGGCGATGAAGCGACCATCGGCATTACCGAATATGCGCAGTCTGAACTGGGTGATATTATTTTTGTTGAAACTCCCGAAGTCGGGCGAAAGATCCAGCCGGGTCAGCCTTTTGGATCCATCGAAGCCGTGAAAACGGTCAGTGACCTGTACGGGCCGCTCACCGGTGAAGTAACCGCCGTGAATAGTAAGCTCACCGATACCCCTGAAGTCATTAATTCCGATCCGTACGGCGAAGGATGGATCATTAAAATGAAGGTGACCGACGCTTCTGCAAAAGCAAAACTGTTATCTGTTCAAAAGTACAAAGAAACTACCGCGCACTAA
- a CDS encoding response regulator, which produces MAKKKPSLKTTISKTSPHNKPAGRKSISRKDRPKKKTEPVGFLLETLIQSSPDALLIIGPDGKVIRYNKKFTALLAVNSGVALISEEDIITQLKSYLPSYLLQKIESENGPNFSCREDVEFSHPDVKYVQCQIQPMLDTSGNYAGKLWVIRDRTDLVQNQKSVEHASRDIEKRKFDFEKKSQDLGKAYREVEELNKSVTEANRLKSEFLSNMSHELRTPLNSILALSSILLARMDGDLNEEQEKQLKIIEKSGKNLLRLINDILDLSKIDSGRMDIFNSEYAVHDFTESLRMTIMPMLKETDLAFNIDVEEGIDIHSSDENKLKQILLNLISNAIKFTHKGSVTLLVKRTKFDDVLEYSVKDTGIGIEPSNFETIFDPFRQLDGSATRKYGGTGLGLAVTKKLVDLLGGKIWVESEPGKGSAFKFILPSKLRGTTSSVLSDTEIAGMISKEKKPTESPENKEIQIDPSKKIIMVVDDDNEFLYVMKKYVSEGNYQIITVQDGESAIKTAIKYNPDVITLDIMMPKKDGWEILQELKRTPQTKDIPVAIISMIDNKKLGYSLGTADYIVKPVIQDMLLKRLNKLSEERGLKKILIVDDDLSQAELVEEILESDDFVSEVATSGEMAIQLAKRKPYDLVILDLLMPQIDGFAVLKNLQNDPLTEKMPVLILTGKLLTQEDQKKLTGRHYYVFQKSMFSREKLLEQIHVILKKDTQRI; this is translated from the coding sequence ATGGCAAAAAAAAAACCATCCTTGAAGACTACCATTTCAAAAACTTCCCCGCATAACAAGCCGGCTGGACGGAAAAGTATTTCTAGGAAAGACCGCCCTAAAAAAAAAACTGAACCGGTTGGTTTTCTGTTAGAAACATTAATTCAAAGTTCACCTGACGCACTTTTGATCATTGGCCCCGACGGAAAAGTCATCCGATATAATAAAAAATTTACGGCCCTCCTCGCTGTAAACTCCGGTGTGGCGTTAATATCCGAAGAAGACATTATTACTCAATTAAAAAGCTATCTGCCTTCATATCTACTCCAAAAGATTGAGTCCGAAAATGGTCCAAATTTTTCATGTAGGGAAGACGTTGAGTTTAGTCACCCGGATGTCAAATACGTTCAATGCCAGATCCAACCAATGCTGGATACATCCGGAAATTACGCTGGGAAATTATGGGTGATTCGCGACAGAACTGATCTAGTTCAGAATCAGAAATCAGTAGAACATGCCTCGCGCGATATAGAAAAGCGAAAATTTGATTTTGAAAAAAAGAGCCAGGATTTAGGAAAAGCTTACCGCGAGGTTGAAGAACTGAATAAAAGCGTAACGGAAGCCAATCGCCTCAAGTCCGAATTCTTGTCCAACATGAGCCATGAATTACGTACGCCTTTGAACTCTATCCTCGCGCTTTCAAGTATTTTGCTGGCGAGAATGGACGGCGATCTCAATGAGGAACAGGAAAAACAACTGAAGATCATTGAAAAAAGCGGAAAGAATTTATTACGCTTGATTAATGATATTTTAGATCTTTCCAAGATCGACTCAGGACGAATGGATATTTTCAACTCCGAATACGCCGTACACGATTTCACCGAATCGCTGCGCATGACCATTATGCCGATGCTGAAAGAGACCGACCTCGCATTCAATATCGATGTGGAAGAGGGAATCGATATCCATAGTTCGGATGAAAATAAACTGAAACAAATATTACTTAATCTTATTTCAAACGCTATTAAGTTCACCCATAAAGGCAGTGTTACGCTTCTCGTTAAGCGTACTAAGTTTGATGATGTGCTTGAATACTCAGTCAAAGATACCGGGATTGGGATCGAACCTTCAAATTTTGAAACGATTTTCGACCCGTTCAGACAACTGGACGGGTCAGCCACACGTAAGTACGGCGGAACGGGACTGGGTTTGGCTGTAACGAAAAAACTGGTGGACTTACTTGGCGGCAAGATCTGGGTTGAAAGCGAACCGGGTAAAGGTTCGGCATTTAAGTTCATACTTCCGTCTAAATTGCGTGGTACAACTTCATCCGTTTTGTCTGATACCGAAATTGCCGGAATGATTTCAAAAGAAAAAAAACCAACTGAGTCTCCGGAGAATAAAGAAATTCAAATTGATCCGAGCAAAAAGATTATCATGGTTGTGGATGATGATAATGAGTTCCTGTATGTCATGAAAAAGTATGTCAGCGAAGGTAACTATCAAATTATAACAGTTCAAGACGGCGAATCGGCCATTAAGACGGCTATCAAATACAACCCTGACGTTATTACTTTGGATATCATGATGCCGAAAAAAGACGGATGGGAAATTTTACAGGAATTAAAGCGTACACCCCAAACCAAAGATATCCCTGTTGCGATTATATCCATGATTGACAACAAAAAACTTGGCTACAGCCTCGGCACGGCGGATTATATTGTCAAACCTGTGATTCAGGACATGCTGTTAAAAAGACTAAACAAATTAAGTGAAGAACGCGGACTGAAAAAAATCCTGATCGTTGACGACGATCTGTCGCAGGCTGAGCTGGTTGAGGAAATTCTCGAAAGCGATGATTTTGTTTCTGAAGTTGCTACCAGCGGTGAAATGGCGATTCAATTAGCCAAACGAAAACCCTATGATTTGGTGATCCTTGATCTACTGATGCCGCAAATTGACGGCTTTGCTGTGCTTAAAAATTTGCAAAACGACCCTCTGACGGAAAAAATGCCGGTTCTGATCCTGACGGGGAAATTATTGACACAGGAAGATCAAAAAAAATTGACCGGACGTCATTATTATGTATTTCAAAAAAGCATGTTCTCAAGGGAAAAACTTTTGGAACAGATTCACGTGATACTGAAAAAGGATACCCAGCGCATT